GCTGCGCAGTCTCGGCGCGCTCAGCTCCCTGCTCCCTCCGAATCCGTACGCCTGTTCCAAGGACGGCACATTCCCACGAAGCAGGCCAGTGCCACCAGTGCCGCCGCCAGTTGGACGACGGCCATCGGGACGGCGGTGTCCTCTCCGGCGATACCGACCAGCGGGGAGGCGATCGCGCCGATGAGGAAGGAGGACGTGCCGAGCAGGGCGGAGGCGGAGCCGGCGGCGCGCCGGGTGCGCATGAGGGCGAGGGCCTGGGTGTTGGGCAGGGTGATGCCCATCGCGGACATCAGCACGAACAGCGCGGTGGCCACCGGCACCAGCCCCACCTCGCCGAACACGTCCAGGGACATCAGCAGCAGCGCGGTAGCGGCGGCGATGACGATCACCAGCCCGACGGCCAGCACCTTGTCGAGGTCGAACCGCCCGACCAGCGCCTTCCCGTTGATCTGACCGACGGCGATCAGCCCGACCGAGTTGATCCCGAACAGCACGCTGAACGTCTGCGGCGAGGCCCCGTAGATCTCCTGGATCACGAACGGCGAGGCGGATATGTAGGCGAAGAGGGAGGCGAAGGCGAAGCCGCCCGCGATCATGTAGCCGGAGAAGGCGCGGTTGGCGAGCAGCCGCCGCATCGAGCGCAGGGTCTCACCCACCCCGCCGTCGTGCCGTTCGTCGGGCGGCAGCGTCTCCGGCAGCTTCGCCCAGACGACGGCGGCCAGCGCCACCCCCACGACCGTGAGCACGACGAACACGCCCCGCCAGTCGGTCACCTGCAGGATCTGCCCGCCGATCAGCGGCGCCACGATCGGTGCGACCCCGGAGATCAGCATGAGGGTGGAGAGGAAGCGGGCCATGTCCATGCCGTCGTACAGATCCCGTACGACCGCCCGCGCGATCACGATCCCGGCCGCGCCCGCGAGCCCCTGCGCCAGCCGGAAGGCGACCAGCGCCTCGACGGTGGGTGCCAGCGCGCACAGGGCGGTGGCGACGATGTAGACCGCGAGACCGATGAGCAGCGGACGCCGCCGCCCCCACTTGTCGCTCATCGGGCCGACGACCAGCTGCCCGAGCGCCATGCCGGCCAGACAGGCGGTGAGCGTGAGCTGCACGGTCGCGGCGGGCGCGTGCAGGGACTCGGTGACCTGCGGCAGCGCCGGGAGGTACATGTCCATGGTCAGCGGCGGCACGGCGGTCATTCCGCCGAGGATGAGGGTGACGAGCATGCCGGTGCGGCGC
This genomic window from Streptomyces sp. DG2A-72 contains:
- a CDS encoding multidrug effflux MFS transporter; the encoded protein is MPERGASRASILNETQNETQAAVPAPKPAPAAGAVRRTGMLVTLILGGMTAVPPLTMDMYLPALPQVTESLHAPAATVQLTLTACLAGMALGQLVVGPMSDKWGRRRPLLIGLAVYIVATALCALAPTVEALVAFRLAQGLAGAAGIVIARAVVRDLYDGMDMARFLSTLMLISGVAPIVAPLIGGQILQVTDWRGVFVVLTVVGVALAAVVWAKLPETLPPDERHDGGVGETLRSMRRLLANRAFSGYMIAGGFAFASLFAYISASPFVIQEIYGASPQTFSVLFGINSVGLIAVGQINGKALVGRFDLDKVLAVGLVIVIAAATALLLMSLDVFGEVGLVPVATALFVLMSAMGITLPNTQALALMRTRRAAGSASALLGTSSFLIGAIASPLVGIAGEDTAVPMAVVQLAAALVALACFVGMCRPWNRRTDSEGAGS